TCAGTACAAATTCCTTTGTTCCAGTAAGGCTTTGCAATCCAGTAACCGGCTTCGGCCTCGTTCTCGCCGATGTCGATGTTGCTTTCGCCTTTGAGCAGGTAACCGACGCAACCGATGGGTTCTCCCGTCTCTTTCAGCTCGATGGCCCACATGTGATCACCGCCGAAAATCGTGCGGATGATTTGCAGGCTTTCTTCTACGGATTTGTGCGGTTCCCAACCGGCGCGCGGTCCTATATCCGGGTCACTTGCGTATTTGAAAAGTGCTTCGGCATCACATTCGCGCCAAGGGCGCAGTAAAATTCTATTCGTTTCCATCATTTAATAACCTGATAACGTAGTCTCAAATAAGAGTCTTGTAAAGCTGTGCAGTCCATCAGTTTCAATGCACAGAGCTTGTGAAGTTCTTCTACGGATTTTAGCGAATTCCCGTCAATCAACGTAGCGGTCTCTTTTCCGCCAATCAAAACTGGTGCCACTACAATATCGATAAAGTCAAATAACTTTTCCCGCAAAAAGAGTCCGTTGATTGTACCGCCTGATTGCACCGTCAGCCGCTCGCAACCATAATCCGCTTTCAGGCTTGCAAGGGCTCTGTGCAAGTCTAATTCTTTTTGGTATATGATGTGTAAGTTTTCTTCGTGAACTGAAAACGCGGGGTGCTTCGGATTCGATGTGATTAAAACAAAAGTCTTGGACCTCGCACAAAAATAGCGGATGCCATGTTCGGTCAGGTGCGTGTTGTCCAAAAGAACGAACGATACCGGCGACTTGGTTGGCATTTCTTTATGGTTACAGCCCATTTTTTGCTGGACGCGGCCCGTGTTGAATGACCACAAGTCGGTTGTCTGCTCGATTTCGTAATACTGGTGCAGCCCTTCCTTGACGCCTTCGATATGCGGAAAATCCTGGTCTACGTCCAACGCGTCCGTAGAACCTGTGCTGATTTTACCATCAACGGACATTAGCATGAACAAAGTGGTAATCGGACGATTCATTTCTTATAAGTCTCGAAAAAATGTTGCAGGTGCTTTTGGATGATTTTTAACGATTCCTTTTTGCAGTTGGGCTGCCTATCGACTTTCGAAAGCAATATCACGACAGGTGCCGTAATTTCTAGCGCGAGCAACGCAGAGTCGCCTTTGGCTAGAATGCCCTTTTGCATCATCCCTTCGATAATTGCCTGGTACATTTTTTGAATGCCTTCGATTTGATGGCGCGTCGTGATTTCGGCGAGGCGCTCGTTGCGGAACTGTTCCTGCACTAGAAAAATGCGCATTTTACGAATCATCGGATCGCTCATGGTAAAGCGGATTTTTTCGACCGTTTCGTGAATGAACTCGTCGATGCTATTGGGAATCTTGCCGATATTCTTGTCGGAGCCGAAATTCTCTTCGTAACGGTTTTCCGCTGTATCTATGAGCGTATTCAGAATGTCTTCTTTGCCCTTGAAGTGCTTGTAGAGTGATGGCGCCTTGATGCCTACGTCTTGGGCAATCTGTTCCATACTCGTCCCGTTATAACCGTTCTCGGCAAAAAGTGTCAGGGCGGTTTCGAGGATTTTTTCTTTTGTGGACATAGGCTGGTCTCCGCGCGGTTTCCTGTAGTGAATGCTGGCTAATGACTATTAGCTTCTTGTGCTCGGAAATTTAGCTAATGAACATTAGCCTGGCAAGTGAAGGCGGCTTTTGATGATCGGCAAATCGATATTGAAATGAAATACCAAAAAACCGTGTTCTAGGAATACGGCTGTGTTCTGAAAATATGTCTTCATTTTTGAAAAATGATAAAAACTTCTTATTTTCGAAAAATTTAAGGCATTTTGTGTCCTAAAAATGTTGCCAATGTGGTATGTAAATAGGTATTTTATTAGTATGAAGCCAATGATTGAATACATCGATTATCGAAAAGTCATCCAAGACTTTTATGACGAAAAAAAGCGAACTTCTGCTTTTTCATGGCGTGATTTTGCTAAGTCTGCCGGTTTTGCTTCTGCAGTTTTTCTTAAGTACGTTTGCGAAGGAAAAAAGAATCTGAGCAAAGCGGCAGCATCATCAGTTGCTTCTGCAATGGGACTTTCTGAATTTGATGCCGCTTATTTTAACACTATGGTTGCTTACGGTTCTGCAAAAAATGAAAGCGACAAGGTAAAGGCTTATGAGGAATTGTGCTCTATGGCGAACCAGCGAAAGGTTAGAACGCTCGGTGCAAATGAGTATGATTACTTCAGGTCCTGGAAAAACTCTGTTATCCGCGAATTAGCTCCGGCAATGCCTGGCGCAAAGCCTTTTGAAATGGCTAAAGCCTGTAAACCGTTGATTTCTGCGAATGATGTTGACTCCACTCTGAATTTTTTGGAAAGGAGCGGGTTGCTTGTCAAAGACGGCAATGATGTCTACCATCAAACGGACAAGACTATTTCTATTGGCGCCGTCGATGTGATTCCTGCGGCTGCTAGGAATTTGCAGCGTCAAATGGGTGAGCTTGCTTTAGATGCCGTCAGCTTGCCTCCTTCTGAGAGAAGTATGTCGGGCATTACCATGGGCATAACCCGTCAAGGGTATGAGCGGATTGTGAAGGCTCTTACGGAATTTCGCAAACAGGTTTTGAATATCATCTCCAAAGACGGTGATACGGAACAGGTTTATCGATTGAATTTTCAATTTTTCCCACTTACAGAAAAAGTTAGAGGAGAACGTTAATATGGCTTTGAAACGGTTTATTTTATTGTCCGCCCTTGTTTTTGCGGCTTGCTCGGACAATGTTGCAAGTGGTGCCAGCGAAGATGTGGGTATTACGCCTCTTGGTAAATGGCAGGTGGCAGGCCTTTCTCAGAAGGGACCTTTTGTTACTGGATCTACAGTGAATGTTTTCGAGCTTGAAGGTTCGACATTGAACCAGACTGGAAAAATATTCAAGTCTACGATCAGAAGCGATAAGGGCGATTTCGTGGTCTCGGGGCCGGGACTTGCTTCGCAATATGCGATAATTGAAGTAGAAGGTTATTACCGTAACGAAATGACTGGGCAAAAGTCTTCGGGCTCTCTTGTCTTGAATGCGATTACGGACCTCAGC
This genomic stretch from Fibrobacter sp. UWB16 harbors:
- a CDS encoding GNAT family N-acetyltransferase — translated: MMETNRILLRPWRECDAEALFKYASDPDIGPRAGWEPHKSVEESLQIIRTIFGGDHMWAIELKETGEPIGCVGYLLKGESNIDIGENEAEAGYWIAKPYWNKGICTDALKLMIDYCIRVKGFTALWGDYFLDNPSSGRAMEKCGFADTGKETLCASLAVGSDRPVRVMKLEANFFNKTP
- a CDS encoding dihydrofolate reductase family protein gives rise to the protein MNRPITTLFMLMSVDGKISTGSTDALDVDQDFPHIEGVKEGLHQYYEIEQTTDLWSFNTGRVQQKMGCNHKEMPTKSPVSFVLLDNTHLTEHGIRYFCARSKTFVLITSNPKHPAFSVHEENLHIIYQKELDLHRALASLKADYGCERLTVQSGGTINGLFLREKLFDFIDIVVAPVLIGGKETATLIDGNSLKSVEELHKLCALKLMDCTALQDSYLRLRYQVIK
- a CDS encoding TetR/AcrR family transcriptional regulator codes for the protein MSTKEKILETALTLFAENGYNGTSMEQIAQDVGIKAPSLYKHFKGKEDILNTLIDTAENRYEENFGSDKNIGKIPNSIDEFIHETVEKIRFTMSDPMIRKMRIFLVQEQFRNERLAEITTRHQIEGIQKMYQAIIEGMMQKGILAKGDSALLALEITAPVVILLSKVDRQPNCKKESLKIIQKHLQHFFETYKK
- a CDS encoding TIGR02147 family protein — its product is MIEYIDYRKVIQDFYDEKKRTSAFSWRDFAKSAGFASAVFLKYVCEGKKNLSKAAASSVASAMGLSEFDAAYFNTMVAYGSAKNESDKVKAYEELCSMANQRKVRTLGANEYDYFRSWKNSVIRELAPAMPGAKPFEMAKACKPLISANDVDSTLNFLERSGLLVKDGNDVYHQTDKTISIGAVDVIPAAARNLQRQMGELALDAVSLPPSERSMSGITMGITRQGYERIVKALTEFRKQVLNIISKDGDTEQVYRLNFQFFPLTEKVRGER